A portion of the Micromonospora tarapacensis genome contains these proteins:
- the purF gene encoding amidophosphoribosyltransferase — protein sequence MPRGDGRLSHDLDPQRPGPQDACGVFGVWAPGEEVANLTYFGLYALQHRGQEAAGIAVSDGSGVVVYKDLGLVAQVFDEPTLASLRGHLAIGHARYSTTGASTWENAQPTIRATSSGTTIALAHNGNLVNSAELQREVAERGLGTDGSSNDTSLVTMLLASRPDLSVEAAALEVLPQLRGAFSFVFMDESTLYAARDPHGVRPLVLGRLERGWVVASETAALDIVGASVVREVEPGELIAIDADGLRSTRFAAPEPKGCLFEYVYIARPDATIAGRNVHAARVQIGRQLAKEHPAEADLVIPVPESGTPAAIGYAEASGITYGAGLVKNPYVGRTFIQPSQTLRQLGIRLKLNPLRENVRGKRLVVVDDSIVRGNTQRAIVRMLREAGAVEVHVRISSPPVSWPCFYGIDFATRAELLANGLDNEGIRRSIGADTLGYVSLPGLIAATEQPKTRLCRACFDGEYPIELPVGNLIGKHVLEGIGRRVANRAADDTDAAEQLVTAPSGGDSLSSATTHRP from the coding sequence GTGCCCCGAGGCGACGGCCGGCTGAGCCACGACCTTGATCCCCAACGACCCGGTCCCCAGGACGCGTGTGGCGTCTTCGGTGTCTGGGCTCCGGGTGAAGAGGTCGCCAACCTGACCTATTTCGGGCTGTACGCGTTGCAGCACCGGGGGCAAGAGGCGGCGGGCATCGCGGTCAGCGACGGCTCCGGGGTCGTGGTCTACAAGGATCTCGGCCTGGTGGCCCAGGTCTTCGACGAACCGACCCTGGCCAGCCTGCGTGGTCATCTCGCGATCGGGCACGCCCGATACTCCACGACCGGCGCGTCGACCTGGGAGAATGCCCAGCCGACCATCCGGGCGACCAGCTCCGGCACCACGATCGCGCTGGCCCACAACGGCAACCTGGTCAACAGCGCCGAGCTGCAACGCGAGGTGGCCGAGCGCGGCCTGGGCACCGACGGGTCGAGCAACGACACCTCGCTGGTCACGATGCTGCTGGCCAGTCGCCCGGATCTCTCCGTCGAGGCGGCCGCGCTGGAGGTGCTGCCGCAACTGCGGGGCGCGTTCAGTTTCGTCTTCATGGACGAGTCGACGCTCTACGCGGCGCGTGACCCGCACGGGGTGCGCCCGCTGGTGCTGGGCCGGCTGGAGCGGGGCTGGGTGGTGGCCAGCGAGACCGCCGCGCTGGACATCGTCGGCGCGAGCGTGGTCCGCGAGGTCGAGCCCGGCGAGCTGATCGCTATCGACGCGGACGGGCTGCGGTCCACCCGGTTCGCCGCGCCGGAGCCCAAGGGCTGCCTCTTCGAGTACGTCTACATCGCCCGCCCCGACGCCACCATCGCGGGCCGCAACGTGCATGCGGCCCGGGTGCAGATCGGTCGCCAGCTGGCCAAGGAGCACCCGGCCGAGGCCGATCTGGTGATCCCGGTGCCGGAGTCGGGCACCCCGGCGGCGATCGGCTACGCCGAGGCGTCCGGCATCACCTACGGCGCCGGTCTGGTGAAGAACCCGTACGTCGGGCGTACCTTCATCCAGCCGTCGCAGACCCTGCGGCAGCTCGGCATCCGGCTCAAGCTCAACCCGCTGCGCGAGAACGTACGCGGCAAGCGCCTGGTCGTGGTCGACGACTCCATCGTCCGCGGCAACACCCAGCGCGCGATCGTCCGGATGCTGCGCGAGGCAGGCGCGGTGGAGGTGCACGTACGCATCTCCTCACCGCCGGTCTCCTGGCCCTGCTTCTACGGCATCGACTTCGCCACCCGCGCCGAGCTCCTCGCCAACGGCCTCGACAACGAGGGCATCCGGCGGTCGATCGGTGCGGACACGCTGGGCTACGTCTCGTTGCCCGGTCTGATCGCCGCGACCGAGCAGCCGAAGACCCGGCTGTGTCGGGCCTGCTTCGACGGGGAGTACCCGATCGAGCTTCCGGTCGGCAACCTGATCGGCAAGCATGTGCTCGAAGGCATCGGCCGTCGGGTCGCGAACCGCGCGGCCGACGACACCGACGCCGCGGAGCAACTCGTCACCGCTCCGAGTGGCGGCGACAGCCTCAGCTCGGCGACCACACACCGCCCGTAG
- the purM gene encoding phosphoribosylformylglycinamidine cyclo-ligase: protein MTHVSERSGAGSSPSGAGGDRQPWTAGTGRPARKRSVSYADSGVSIEAGDRAVELLKSKVKQTRRPEVMGDLGGFAGLFRLDTTKYKNPILASSTDGVGTKLVIAQQMNIHDTVGIDLVAMVVDDLVACGAEPLFLLDYIATGEVVPDKVAEIGAGIADGCRYAGCALLGGETAEHPGVLRPDEYDVSATGVGVVEESEILSSERVEVGDVVLAMRSSGLHSNGYSLVRHVLLGAGRMRLDVVIDDFGRQRTLGEELLTPTKIYAQDCLKLIAEAEVRAFAHVTGGGIPGNLVRILPEHVDAVVNRSTWKPQPIFDLIQSKGRIEDPEMEATFNMGVGMFAIVSAEDADRALATLTGRGVDAWQAGEIIEGTGEVRMVGQHTRG from the coding sequence GTGACGCACGTGTCCGAGCGCAGCGGCGCAGGAAGCAGCCCGAGCGGCGCTGGCGGGGACCGTCAGCCCTGGACGGCCGGCACCGGCCGCCCGGCCCGCAAACGCTCGGTCTCGTACGCGGACTCCGGCGTGTCGATCGAGGCTGGTGATCGTGCCGTGGAGCTGCTCAAGTCCAAGGTGAAGCAGACCCGCCGGCCGGAGGTGATGGGCGACCTCGGTGGTTTCGCCGGCCTGTTCCGGCTGGACACCACGAAATACAAGAACCCGATCCTGGCCTCGTCGACGGACGGCGTCGGCACCAAGCTGGTGATCGCCCAGCAGATGAACATCCACGACACGGTCGGCATCGACCTGGTCGCGATGGTCGTCGATGATCTGGTCGCCTGTGGCGCCGAGCCGCTGTTCCTGCTCGACTACATCGCCACCGGTGAGGTGGTGCCGGACAAGGTCGCCGAGATCGGCGCTGGCATCGCCGACGGCTGCCGGTACGCGGGCTGCGCGCTGCTCGGCGGGGAGACCGCCGAGCACCCGGGTGTGCTGCGCCCCGACGAGTACGACGTCTCCGCCACCGGCGTCGGCGTGGTGGAGGAGAGCGAGATCCTCAGTTCGGAGCGGGTCGAGGTGGGCGACGTGGTGCTCGCCATGCGCTCGTCCGGCCTGCACTCGAACGGCTACTCGCTGGTCCGGCACGTGCTGCTCGGCGCGGGCCGGATGCGGTTGGACGTGGTGATCGACGACTTCGGGCGGCAGCGCACCCTCGGTGAGGAGCTCCTCACCCCCACCAAGATCTACGCACAGGACTGCCTCAAGCTGATCGCCGAGGCCGAGGTCCGGGCCTTCGCCCACGTCACCGGCGGCGGCATCCCCGGCAACCTGGTGCGGATCCTGCCGGAGCACGTGGACGCCGTGGTCAACCGCTCGACCTGGAAGCCGCAGCCGATCTTCGACCTGATCCAGTCCAAGGGCCGGATCGAGGACCCGGAGATGGAGGCGACCTTCAACATGGGCGTCGGCATGTTCGCGATCGTCTCGGCCGAGGACGCCGACCGCGCGCTGGCCACGCTGACCGGTCGCGGTGTCGACGCCTGGCAGGCCGGCGAGATCATCGAGGGCACCGGCGAGGTGCGGATGGTCGGCCAGCACACCCGTGGGTGA
- the amcB gene encoding cyclophane-forming radical SAM peptide maturase AmcB: MRGLATVPSYVVMQPTTLCNLDCAYCYLPFRAADRRMSVAVAEAVAASVNRLASSGRFSVVWHGGEPLAAGREQLAALMAPFGPEVEHHVQTNATLIDDGWCEFFATHKMRVSVSVDGPRARNGDRVTRAGRPAYDRIVRGVAALRRHGLPFSALAVVNDPSPGRAAELYDYFLDLGCEVLGVNIEETEGVNTRANAHDPAAVTGFWAELVSAWRRDPRIHLREVEWSLRYTAAVLDDTTADLLPSRLDPIPTVAYDGSVVVLSPELAGFSDPRYGDFSSGNVLTAPLHTILAGAQRTAWVAEFIDGVEACRSSCPYFGFCGGGHAANRYFELGRFDGTETEHCRNSKIRLLEGVLEHARDHQSPGA, encoded by the coding sequence ATGCGGGGCCTGGCCACCGTCCCGTCGTACGTCGTGATGCAGCCCACCACCCTCTGCAACCTCGACTGCGCTTACTGCTATCTCCCGTTCCGGGCGGCCGACCGGCGGATGTCCGTCGCGGTGGCCGAAGCGGTGGCCGCCTCGGTCAACCGCTTGGCGTCCTCGGGGAGGTTCTCCGTGGTCTGGCACGGCGGCGAACCGCTGGCCGCCGGCCGGGAACAGCTCGCGGCGCTGATGGCGCCGTTCGGGCCGGAGGTGGAGCACCACGTCCAGACCAACGCCACGTTGATCGACGACGGCTGGTGCGAGTTCTTCGCCACGCACAAGATGCGGGTGAGCGTGAGCGTGGACGGCCCCCGGGCGCGCAACGGCGATCGGGTGACCCGGGCCGGCCGGCCGGCGTACGACCGGATCGTCCGTGGGGTGGCGGCGCTGCGCCGGCACGGGCTGCCGTTCTCGGCGCTCGCGGTGGTCAACGACCCGTCGCCGGGCCGGGCCGCGGAGCTGTACGACTACTTCCTCGACCTCGGCTGCGAGGTGCTCGGCGTGAACATCGAGGAGACCGAGGGGGTCAACACCCGGGCCAACGCTCACGACCCCGCCGCCGTGACCGGGTTCTGGGCCGAGCTGGTCTCGGCCTGGCGGCGTGATCCCCGGATCCACCTGCGGGAGGTCGAGTGGTCGCTGCGGTACACCGCGGCGGTGCTGGACGACACGACGGCCGACCTGCTGCCCAGTCGGCTCGACCCGATTCCGACAGTGGCGTACGACGGTTCGGTCGTCGTGCTCTCGCCGGAACTGGCCGGCTTCAGCGATCCCCGCTACGGCGACTTCTCCAGCGGGAACGTGCTCACCGCCCCGTTGCACACGATCTTGGCTGGTGCCCAGCGGACGGCGTGGGTCGCCGAGTTCATCGACGGCGTGGAGGCCTGCCGCTCCTCCTGCCCGTATTTCGGTTTCTGTGGCGGGGGGCACGCGGCCAACCGTTACTTCGAGCTGGGGCGTTTTGACGGTACGGAGACCGAGCACTGCCGCAACAGCAAGATCCGCTTACTGGAGGGAGTGTTGGAGCATGCCCGAGACCACCAGTCACCGGGAGCCTGA
- the amcA gene encoding multiple cyclophane-containing RiPP AmcA: protein MPETTSHREPETVPGDEPDQVADRVREAAAGLTALLHEAEVARQLRAEVAGGDGASAVCAWNHFENIPTFYNWNNRPR, encoded by the coding sequence ATGCCCGAGACCACCAGTCACCGGGAGCCTGAGACCGTGCCGGGAGACGAGCCCGACCAGGTCGCCGACCGGGTTCGGGAGGCCGCCGCCGGGCTCACCGCCCTGCTCCACGAGGCCGAGGTCGCGCGTCAGCTACGGGCGGAGGTGGCGGGTGGCGACGGGGCCAGCGCGGTCTGTGCCTGGAACCACTTCGAGAACATCCCGACGTTCTACAACTGGAACAACCGCCCCCGCTGA
- a CDS encoding DUF3073 domain-containing protein, with product MGRGRAKAKQTKVARELKYHSPNTDLAALQRELGGSGKSDRNFDDDYKEYVDDDEDHSDDDPDNWVGPIR from the coding sequence ATGGGGCGCGGCCGTGCTAAGGCCAAGCAGACAAAGGTGGCCCGGGAGCTGAAGTACCACTCCCCGAACACCGACCTCGCCGCCTTGCAGCGAGAACTCGGCGGCAGCGGCAAGTCGGACCGCAACTTCGACGACGACTACAAAGAGTACGTCGACGATGACGAGGACCACTCCGACGACGACCCGGACAACTGGGTCGGTCCGATCCGCTGA
- a CDS encoding Leu/Phe/Val dehydrogenase encodes MGVFANTDDPESTGHEQVVFCQDKQTGLKAIIGIYSTALGPALGGTRFYPYDSEAAALADVLDLSRGMAYKNALAGLDLGGGKAVIWGDPEQVKSEALLRAYGRFVESLGGRYYTACDVGTYVPDMDVIARETRYVTGRSVEHGGAGDSSILTAWGVFQGMRAAAEHVWGVPTLHGRRVGVAGLGKVGRCLVGHLLDDGAEVVATDVSPRAVEWARTTHPEITLVHDVAALVAADIDVYAPCALGGALDDDTVAVLRAKVVAGAANNQLAHTGVEKLLADRGILYAPDYVVNAGGVIQVADEIEGFDFDRAKLRATRIYDTTREILRLADADGVPPAVAADRLAERRMAEIGRLRTIHLR; translated from the coding sequence ATGGGCGTATTCGCCAACACCGACGACCCGGAGTCCACGGGTCACGAGCAGGTCGTGTTCTGCCAGGACAAGCAGACCGGCCTGAAGGCGATCATCGGCATCTACTCCACCGCGCTGGGCCCCGCGCTCGGCGGCACCCGGTTCTACCCGTACGACAGCGAGGCGGCCGCCCTCGCCGACGTGCTCGACCTCTCCCGCGGCATGGCGTACAAGAACGCCCTCGCCGGCCTGGACCTGGGCGGCGGCAAGGCGGTCATCTGGGGCGACCCCGAGCAGGTCAAGAGCGAGGCGCTGCTGCGCGCGTACGGCCGCTTCGTGGAGTCGCTCGGCGGGCGCTACTACACCGCCTGCGACGTCGGCACGTATGTGCCGGACATGGACGTGATCGCGCGCGAGACGCGGTACGTCACGGGCCGCAGCGTCGAGCACGGCGGGGCCGGAGACTCCTCGATCCTCACCGCCTGGGGCGTGTTCCAGGGCATGCGGGCGGCGGCCGAGCACGTCTGGGGCGTGCCGACGCTGCACGGCCGGCGGGTCGGCGTGGCCGGCCTGGGCAAGGTCGGCAGGTGCCTCGTCGGCCACCTGCTCGACGACGGGGCCGAGGTGGTCGCCACCGACGTCAGCCCGCGGGCGGTGGAGTGGGCCCGCACCACCCATCCCGAGATCACCCTGGTCCACGACGTGGCCGCACTGGTCGCCGCCGACATCGACGTGTACGCCCCGTGCGCCCTCGGGGGCGCCCTGGACGACGACACCGTGGCGGTGCTGCGGGCGAAGGTGGTCGCCGGGGCGGCCAACAACCAACTCGCCCACACCGGCGTCGAGAAGCTACTCGCCGACCGGGGCATCCTCTACGCGCCGGACTACGTGGTGAACGCGGGCGGTGTGATCCAGGTCGCGGACGAGATCGAGGGCTTCGACTTCGACCGGGCCAAGCTGCGGGCCACCCGGATCTACGACACCACCCGGGAGATCCTCCGGCTCGCCGACGCCGACGGCGTGCCGCCGGCCGTGGCGGCCGACCGGTTGGCCGAACGGCGGATGGCCGAGATCGGCCGGCTGCGCACGATCCACCTGCGTTGA
- a CDS encoding BldC family transcriptional regulator translates to MASRTHEPEPLLTPAEVASMFRVDPKTVTRWAKAGKLSAIRTLGGHRRYRESEVRALLQGQIPQQRQGD, encoded by the coding sequence ATGGCATCGCGAACGCACGAACCAGAGCCGCTACTCACACCGGCCGAGGTGGCGTCGATGTTCCGTGTCGACCCGAAGACGGTGACCCGCTGGGCCAAGGCTGGCAAGCTGAGCGCCATCCGGACCCTCGGCGGCCACCGCCGGTACCGCGAGTCTGAGGTCAGGGCGTTGCTGCAGGGGCAGATCCCGCAGCAACGCCAGGGGGACTGA
- a CDS encoding PPOX class F420-dependent oxidoreductase, translating to MTTLDRLSAEKYILLTTFRKDGRAVPTPVWAVRDGDALAVWSAADAGKVKRIRRSGDVTVAPCDVRGRPHGEAVPARASLYDPPATGRIRGLIKQKYRVIGRLTLLGSRLRRGEGGTVGIRVELTD from the coding sequence GTGACCACGTTGGACCGCCTCTCGGCGGAGAAATACATCCTCCTGACCACCTTCCGCAAGGACGGCCGCGCGGTGCCGACCCCGGTGTGGGCGGTCCGCGACGGCGATGCCCTGGCCGTCTGGTCGGCGGCCGACGCCGGCAAGGTGAAGCGGATCCGCCGCAGCGGGGACGTCACGGTGGCCCCGTGTGACGTACGCGGCCGGCCGCACGGCGAGGCGGTGCCCGCCCGCGCGAGCCTCTACGACCCGCCGGCGACCGGCCGCATCCGTGGCCTGATCAAGCAGAAGTACCGGGTGATCGGCCGACTGACCCTGCTCGGTAGCCGGCTGCGCCGGGGCGAGGGCGGCACGGTGGGGATCCGGGTCGAGTTGACCGACTGA
- a CDS encoding class I SAM-dependent methyltransferase produces MTGEPRIGDVFGELLRDALAVATGVGPRPLAGGRLPRPVIEIIERDDGLVNGAPAAHYLDGPQDWQPHDHRAVDRVRGATLDVGVGAGRIALLLQERGVPVTGLDVSPGALQVCRRRGVRDLVQATVDEHAASGRRYDTFLLLGNNLGLIEGRERAPAFLAALAAMARPGAQLIAHGTDPYGTRDPVHTGYHEHNRRRGRLGGQLRLRLRYRELATPWFDYLVCSPAELAELVSGSAWRLTDVDEHDAPYYLATLRLAG; encoded by the coding sequence GTGACGGGGGAACCACGAATCGGTGACGTCTTCGGGGAACTGCTGCGCGACGCGCTGGCCGTGGCGACCGGGGTCGGCCCGCGGCCCCTGGCCGGTGGGCGCCTGCCCCGCCCGGTAATCGAGATCATCGAGCGGGACGACGGGCTGGTCAACGGCGCGCCGGCCGCGCACTACCTCGACGGGCCGCAGGACTGGCAACCCCACGACCACCGGGCGGTGGACCGGGTGCGCGGCGCGACGCTGGATGTCGGCGTCGGTGCCGGACGGATCGCGTTGCTGCTCCAAGAGCGCGGCGTACCCGTCACCGGGCTGGACGTCTCCCCCGGCGCATTGCAGGTCTGCCGCCGCCGGGGCGTGCGTGACCTCGTGCAGGCCACGGTCGACGAGCACGCCGCGAGCGGGCGGCGCTACGACACGTTCCTGTTGCTCGGCAACAACCTCGGGCTGATCGAGGGCCGGGAGCGGGCACCCGCCTTCCTCGCGGCGCTGGCCGCGATGGCCCGCCCCGGGGCCCAGCTGATCGCCCATGGCACCGATCCGTACGGCACCCGTGACCCCGTACACACCGGCTATCACGAGCACAACCGCCGCCGGGGCCGCCTCGGCGGGCAGTTGCGGCTGCGGCTGCGCTACCGCGAGCTGGCCACACCCTGGTTCGACTACCTGGTCTGCTCGCCGGCCGAGCTGGCCGAGCTGGTCAGCGGCTCCGCCTGGCGACTGACCGACGTGGACGAGCACGACGCGCCGTACTATCTCGCCACTCTGCGACTGGCCGGCTGA
- a CDS encoding ABC transporter substrate-binding protein, producing the protein MHMSRGSRTAILAVCATALLATSACGDDQPEEATAQQVRLYGTDGNMLNSYPEELQDRANLVDGMKGTTPLTPLPEGFKNRLRSVDSKLTDYLYAAESYDAVVISALAAQLAGSTDPADIAKQIVGVTNGGTRCSTANQCLRLAREGTDIEYRSVSITRAGFTDAGEPATASYATLHFDGRQLNDAKTEFVGAGDDSAASSKKPPAGRRQSGNFTGLASGAPLVIGGLLPKTGDLALAYPPMAAGAELAIKEINAAGGVLGEDVVWIDGDDGTSPAVAKATVARHVGAEVHVIIGAGASGISAAVLEDVVKAGLILFSPSNTAASLTEADDKGLYFRTAPPDSLQGRALADVILRDGPHKIAIVARKDSYGEGLQEVVRAELERAGFGSDTVKLLGYEPGEDAEAAPINFSAGANQIKDFGADAVLIIGFGESAAVIQALADAGVPLAALDG; encoded by the coding sequence ATGCACATGTCACGCGGCTCGCGGACGGCCATCCTGGCTGTCTGCGCCACGGCCCTGCTCGCCACCAGCGCCTGTGGGGATGACCAGCCCGAGGAGGCGACCGCCCAACAGGTGCGCCTCTACGGCACGGATGGCAACATGCTCAACTCGTACCCGGAAGAGTTGCAGGATCGCGCCAACCTGGTCGACGGGATGAAGGGCACCACGCCGCTCACGCCGCTGCCGGAGGGCTTCAAGAACCGGCTACGGTCGGTGGACTCGAAGCTGACCGACTACCTCTACGCCGCCGAGTCGTACGACGCGGTGGTGATCAGCGCCCTGGCGGCGCAGCTCGCCGGCAGCACCGATCCGGCGGACATCGCCAAGCAGATCGTCGGTGTCACCAACGGGGGCACCCGCTGCAGCACCGCGAACCAGTGCCTGCGCCTCGCCCGCGAGGGGACGGACATCGAGTATCGCAGCGTCTCGATCACCCGGGCCGGTTTCACCGACGCGGGCGAGCCGGCCACCGCCAGCTACGCCACCCTGCACTTCGACGGCCGGCAGCTGAACGACGCCAAGACCGAGTTCGTCGGCGCCGGTGACGACTCCGCGGCCAGCTCCAAGAAGCCACCGGCGGGCAGGCGGCAGTCCGGCAACTTCACCGGCCTGGCGAGCGGTGCGCCCCTCGTCATCGGCGGTCTACTGCCCAAGACCGGCGACCTGGCGCTGGCCTATCCGCCGATGGCCGCCGGCGCCGAGCTGGCGATCAAGGAGATCAACGCGGCCGGCGGGGTGCTCGGCGAGGACGTGGTCTGGATCGACGGCGACGACGGCACAAGCCCGGCGGTGGCCAAGGCGACCGTGGCTCGCCACGTGGGTGCCGAGGTACACGTGATCATCGGCGCCGGCGCCTCCGGGATCTCCGCCGCAGTGCTGGAGGACGTGGTGAAGGCCGGCCTGATCCTCTTCTCGCCGTCGAACACGGCCGCGAGCCTGACCGAGGCGGACGACAAAGGGCTCTACTTCCGCACCGCGCCGCCGGACAGCCTCCAGGGTCGGGCGCTGGCCGACGTGATCCTCCGGGACGGGCCGCACAAGATCGCGATCGTGGCTCGGAAGGACTCCTATGGCGAGGGCCTCCAGGAGGTCGTCCGGGCCGAGCTGGAGCGGGCCGGTTTCGGCAGCGACACGGTGAAGCTGCTCGGCTACGAGCCCGGTGAGGACGCCGAGGCCGCGCCCATCAACTTCAGTGCCGGCGCCAACCAGATCAAGGACTTCGGTGCCGACGCCGTGCTGATCATCGGGTTCGGTGAGTCGGCCGCGGTGATCCAGGCGCTCGCCGACGCCGGCGTGCCGCTGGCGGCGCTGGACGGCTGA
- a CDS encoding SRPBCC family protein, protein MGQGMADPADIQQDHERFALRSTLLVPAPAERAYEVFSARLADWWVMEYTWSGPALLAELGMEPRAGGMLYEIGPYGFRSDWGRVLTWDPPRRLVFTWQIGADRAPVPDPARASEVEVLFTPARSGTLVEVAHRHFDRHGTAAEGYRRALTAGWHELLSRYATTLIHDPA, encoded by the coding sequence ATGGGACAGGGGATGGCCGATCCTGCCGACATCCAGCAGGACCACGAGCGATTCGCACTCCGCAGCACCCTGCTCGTCCCCGCGCCGGCCGAGCGGGCGTACGAGGTGTTCAGCGCCCGACTCGCCGACTGGTGGGTGATGGAGTACACCTGGTCCGGACCGGCCCTCCTGGCCGAGTTGGGTATGGAGCCCCGAGCCGGCGGCATGCTCTACGAGATCGGCCCCTACGGTTTCCGCAGCGACTGGGGGCGGGTGCTGACCTGGGACCCACCCCGCCGGCTGGTCTTCACCTGGCAGATCGGCGCGGATCGGGCGCCGGTGCCCGACCCGGCGCGGGCCAGCGAGGTGGAGGTGCTGTTCACCCCGGCCCGTTCCGGCACGCTGGTCGAGGTGGCGCACCGGCACTTCGACCGGCACGGCACCGCCGCGGAGGGCTACCGGCGAGCGCTCACGGCCGGCTGGCACGAACTGCTCTCCCGCTATGCAACGACACTGATCCACGACCCGGCATGA
- a CDS encoding polysaccharide deacetylase family protein — protein sequence MRPHALLACLLGLVVLLVTGCGGDGGSSPGAGAPASPPPSAALPPETTPSPVRTVPPTPPTLLPLPAKLPAGLIRTTGTKKVALTFDDGPTPAWTPKVLDRLKAAKVTAIFCVVGTQVRKHPGLLRRIVREGHQLCNHSWNHDLDLARRPVAEIRADLVRTNKEIRRAAPDAEVPFYRQPGGRWTAEVVKVAKQLDMRSLHWTVDPKDWAKPTAATIEKRVKRAARPGAVVLLHDGGGDRAATLAACQRLIAGLKRDHGITELA from the coding sequence ATGCGTCCCCACGCCCTGCTCGCGTGCCTCCTGGGCCTGGTCGTCCTGCTCGTCACCGGCTGCGGTGGTGATGGCGGCAGTTCGCCCGGGGCGGGCGCCCCAGCCAGCCCGCCGCCCTCGGCGGCCCTGCCGCCGGAGACGACCCCGTCGCCGGTCCGCACCGTGCCGCCGACGCCGCCGACGCTGCTGCCCCTGCCGGCGAAGCTGCCGGCCGGTCTGATCCGCACCACCGGCACCAAGAAGGTGGCCCTCACCTTCGACGACGGCCCGACCCCGGCCTGGACGCCGAAGGTGCTGGACCGGTTGAAGGCTGCCAAGGTCACCGCCATCTTCTGCGTGGTGGGTACGCAGGTCCGCAAGCACCCCGGGCTGCTCCGGCGGATCGTCCGGGAGGGGCACCAGCTCTGCAACCACAGCTGGAACCACGACCTCGACCTGGCTCGGCGGCCGGTCGCCGAGATTCGCGCCGACCTGGTACGCACGAACAAGGAGATCCGGCGGGCCGCCCCCGACGCGGAGGTGCCGTTCTACCGGCAGCCCGGCGGACGGTGGACGGCCGAGGTGGTGAAGGTCGCGAAGCAGTTGGACATGCGGTCGCTGCACTGGACCGTCGACCCCAAGGACTGGGCCAAGCCGACCGCCGCCACGATCGAGAAGCGGGTGAAACGCGCCGCCCGTCCCGGAGCCGTCGTCCTGCTGCACGACGGGGGCGGTGACCGGGCCGCCACCCTCGCCGCCTGCCAGCGGCTGATCGCCGGCCTCAAGCGCGACCACGGCATCACGGAACTCGCCTGA
- a CDS encoding MerR family transcriptional regulator yields MTDEALSAGVVARRLGVAVTTLRTWHQRYGLGPSQHAPGHHRRYTPPDLARLEIMRRLTAEGVSPAEAARWARQTPDTQAAGMPAGKRARDGGGATIPVGRAGPAARGLARAAMRLDAAAISEAISRAIATDGVVGTWDRLLRPVLAAIGERHAATGVLIEVEHLMSRCVSAALTAAAMGRPAPGPPRILLSCADEEQHSLPLEALAAALAEVGVGYRMLGARVPVAALLDAVDRTGPAAVVVWSHTRATADPAQLSALLTAPRRPLLVLAAGPGWRAGTLPTAVVRPIDLSEAVALAIAVRDSLDHSAGS; encoded by the coding sequence GTGACCGATGAGGCGCTGAGCGCGGGGGTCGTCGCCCGGCGGCTGGGGGTCGCCGTGACCACACTGCGCACCTGGCACCAGCGGTACGGCCTCGGTCCCAGCCAGCATGCCCCGGGTCACCACCGGCGATACACCCCGCCCGACCTGGCCCGGTTGGAGATCATGCGGCGGCTCACCGCCGAGGGGGTCAGCCCCGCCGAGGCGGCCCGCTGGGCTCGGCAGACACCCGACACCCAGGCCGCGGGCATGCCTGCCGGGAAGCGGGCGCGCGACGGCGGCGGCGCGACCATTCCGGTCGGCCGCGCCGGGCCGGCCGCCCGCGGCCTGGCCCGGGCCGCGATGCGGTTGGACGCGGCGGCGATCAGCGAGGCGATCTCCCGTGCCATCGCCACCGACGGGGTCGTCGGCACCTGGGATCGGCTGCTGCGCCCGGTGCTCGCCGCGATCGGCGAGCGGCACGCCGCGACCGGGGTGCTGATCGAGGTGGAGCACCTGATGTCCCGGTGCGTCTCGGCGGCGTTGACCGCGGCTGCCATGGGCCGTCCCGCGCCCGGTCCGCCCCGCATCCTGCTCTCCTGCGCCGACGAGGAGCAGCACAGCCTGCCGCTGGAGGCGCTGGCCGCGGCGCTCGCCGAGGTCGGCGTCGGCTACCGGATGCTCGGCGCCCGGGTGCCGGTGGCGGCGCTGCTGGACGCGGTCGACCGGACCGGACCGGCCGCCGTGGTGGTCTGGTCGCACACCCGGGCCACGGCCGATCCGGCCCAGCTCAGCGCCCTGCTCACGGCGCCACGCCGGCCGCTGCTGGTGCTCGCGGCCGGGCCGGGCTGGCGAGCCGGCACGCTGCCCACCGCAGTGGTGCGCCCGATCGACCTGTCCGAGGCGGTCGCGCTCGCCATCGCCGTACGGGACTCGCTGGACCACTCGGCCGGGTCCTGA